In a single window of the Littorina saxatilis isolate snail1 linkage group LG3, US_GU_Lsax_2.0, whole genome shotgun sequence genome:
- the LOC138961987 gene encoding uncharacterized protein isoform X2 translates to MNMELLVLLVGKTGNGKSSTGNAILATPQFEVSTGILSATEHTQLAESVRQHHNEEIKLQVVDFPDVTCDTAEEAALKEVQLCTTLTYPYHSATCVVVRADVRFTPEEYATYRKTRELLGEHMFGNMVVVFTMGDKLPADYTNNFGEQLKQANAELKQVLKDADGRYVILGGSPGNDDTNQTPDKDRQTGVTQLLDIVLSLHNDSVNINTLRAVLLGACGSGKTATGNSVLYPNMGLFAVGDTCSKATATFRGFQLEVGCQKVFFVLCYV, encoded by the exons ATG AATATGGAGCTACTTGTTCTTCTCGTCGGCAAAACCGGAAACGGAAAGAGCTCAACCGGAAACGCCATTCTTGCTACACCGCAGTTTGAAGTGTCCACTGGAATTCTGTCAGCCACTGAGCATACTCAACTTGCTGAATCCGTCAGACAGCATCACAATGAGGAGATAAAA CTTCAAGTGGTGGACTTTCCGGACGTAACATGTGACACGGCCGAGGAAGCAGCGCTGAAAGAAGTCCAGCTTTGTACGACCTTGACCTATCCGTATCATTCCGCCACATGTGTCGTCGTCAGAGCGGATGTCCGTTTTACGCCGGAAGAGTACGCCACCTATCGGAAGACTCGAGAACTACTGGGAGAACACATGTTTGGTAACATGGTTGTTGTCTTTACCATGGGGGATAAACTGCCTGCAGATTATACG AACAACTTTGGCGAGCAACTTAAGCAGGCTAACGCAGAACTGAAGCAGGTGCTGAAAGATGCAGACGGTCGTTACGTCATCCTTGGTGGCAGTCCTGGCAACGATGACACCAATCAAACCCCAGACAAGGACAGGCAGACGGGAGTGACGCAACTGTTGGACATTGTTCTTAGTCTGCACAATGATAGCGTCAACA TCAACACTCTTCGTGCTGTACTTCTCGGAGCGTGTGGAAGTGGAAAGACAGCCACTGGAAACAGTGTTCTGTACCCGAACATGGGTCTCTTCGCGGTCGGCGACACGTGCAGCAAGGCAACTGCCACGTTCAGAGGCTTTCAGCTGGAGGTAGGGTGCCAGaaggttttctttgttttgtgttatgtTTGA
- the LOC138961987 gene encoding uncharacterized protein isoform X1 has protein sequence MHLCKGTRRAHFGSPGWKANMELLVLLVGKTGNGKSSTGNAILATPQFEVSTGILSATEHTQLAESVRQHHNEEIKLQVVDFPDVTCDTAEEAALKEVQLCTTLTYPYHSATCVVVRADVRFTPEEYATYRKTRELLGEHMFGNMVVVFTMGDKLPADYTNNFGEQLKQANAELKQVLKDADGRYVILGGSPGNDDTNQTPDKDRQTGVTQLLDIVLSLHNDSVNINTLRAVLLGACGSGKTATGNSVLYPNMGLFAVGDTCSKATATFRGFQLEVGCQKVFFVLCYV, from the exons AATATGGAGCTACTTGTTCTTCTCGTCGGCAAAACCGGAAACGGAAAGAGCTCAACCGGAAACGCCATTCTTGCTACACCGCAGTTTGAAGTGTCCACTGGAATTCTGTCAGCCACTGAGCATACTCAACTTGCTGAATCCGTCAGACAGCATCACAATGAGGAGATAAAA CTTCAAGTGGTGGACTTTCCGGACGTAACATGTGACACGGCCGAGGAAGCAGCGCTGAAAGAAGTCCAGCTTTGTACGACCTTGACCTATCCGTATCATTCCGCCACATGTGTCGTCGTCAGAGCGGATGTCCGTTTTACGCCGGAAGAGTACGCCACCTATCGGAAGACTCGAGAACTACTGGGAGAACACATGTTTGGTAACATGGTTGTTGTCTTTACCATGGGGGATAAACTGCCTGCAGATTATACG AACAACTTTGGCGAGCAACTTAAGCAGGCTAACGCAGAACTGAAGCAGGTGCTGAAAGATGCAGACGGTCGTTACGTCATCCTTGGTGGCAGTCCTGGCAACGATGACACCAATCAAACCCCAGACAAGGACAGGCAGACGGGAGTGACGCAACTGTTGGACATTGTTCTTAGTCTGCACAATGATAGCGTCAACA TCAACACTCTTCGTGCTGTACTTCTCGGAGCGTGTGGAAGTGGAAAGACAGCCACTGGAAACAGTGTTCTGTACCCGAACATGGGTCTCTTCGCGGTCGGCGACACGTGCAGCAAGGCAACTGCCACGTTCAGAGGCTTTCAGCTGGAGGTAGGGTGCCAGaaggttttctttgttttgtgttatgtTTGA
- the LOC138961987 gene encoding uncharacterized protein isoform X3, with protein sequence MELLVLLVGKTGNGKSSTGNAILATPQFEVSTGILSATEHTQLAESVRQHHNEEIKLQVVDFPDVTCDTAEEAALKEVQLCTTLTYPYHSATCVVVRADVRFTPEEYATYRKTRELLGEHMFGNMVVVFTMGDKLPADYTNNFGEQLKQANAELKQVLKDADGRYVILGGSPGNDDTNQTPDKDRQTGVTQLLDIVLSLHNDSVNINTLRAVLLGACGSGKTATGNSVLYPNMGLFAVGDTCSKATATFRGFQLEVGCQKVFFVLCYV encoded by the exons ATGGAGCTACTTGTTCTTCTCGTCGGCAAAACCGGAAACGGAAAGAGCTCAACCGGAAACGCCATTCTTGCTACACCGCAGTTTGAAGTGTCCACTGGAATTCTGTCAGCCACTGAGCATACTCAACTTGCTGAATCCGTCAGACAGCATCACAATGAGGAGATAAAA CTTCAAGTGGTGGACTTTCCGGACGTAACATGTGACACGGCCGAGGAAGCAGCGCTGAAAGAAGTCCAGCTTTGTACGACCTTGACCTATCCGTATCATTCCGCCACATGTGTCGTCGTCAGAGCGGATGTCCGTTTTACGCCGGAAGAGTACGCCACCTATCGGAAGACTCGAGAACTACTGGGAGAACACATGTTTGGTAACATGGTTGTTGTCTTTACCATGGGGGATAAACTGCCTGCAGATTATACG AACAACTTTGGCGAGCAACTTAAGCAGGCTAACGCAGAACTGAAGCAGGTGCTGAAAGATGCAGACGGTCGTTACGTCATCCTTGGTGGCAGTCCTGGCAACGATGACACCAATCAAACCCCAGACAAGGACAGGCAGACGGGAGTGACGCAACTGTTGGACATTGTTCTTAGTCTGCACAATGATAGCGTCAACA TCAACACTCTTCGTGCTGTACTTCTCGGAGCGTGTGGAAGTGGAAAGACAGCCACTGGAAACAGTGTTCTGTACCCGAACATGGGTCTCTTCGCGGTCGGCGACACGTGCAGCAAGGCAACTGCCACGTTCAGAGGCTTTCAGCTGGAGGTAGGGTGCCAGaaggttttctttgttttgtgttatgtTTGA